Below is a window of Fulvitalea axinellae DNA.
TCGTACCATGGACCCTTCGCCGGAGTGGTCCCGACAAAGCCGGCGTAAGTGAGGAAGTGTTTTTCGTATCCGTCACCGATTCTTCCGGCCGTGGACTTCCAAACGTCTCCGGGGCAGGCGAAGCCCGGCAAAAACAGGATGGGAGTCCCGTCTCCGGTAACCTCCGTATGAATGGCTTTGGATTGGGCGAAAGTTTCGGTGCCGAGCAAAAGCAGAAACAGAAAGAGCAAAGTGTTTTTCATCGTTGTTGTCGTTATGTTTTTGCCCTTTGATGCGGAGGGGGAAGAAATGTTACAGGTTTATGAAAAAGATATTTTTCGTTCCACGAAAGATGAAAATAGTATTTTTCATTAATTTGAATTTTGCTCAAACGAGCCAGGTTATTTTCGTTTGAGCATGGCTTTTTATTTTTCTATTTAACCTGAAATTATGAATACTGCAAACAACTTGATCCTCGACGATTTGACCCAAAAAATCGAATATGAGGAAGCTGGCAAAGGTCGTCGGTTCGCTAATTCCCTAATAGACATTTTCTGTATGTATATCTTCACTTTTCTGATTGGGATGGTGATAGGTTTAGTTTTGTTTATAACATCCAGCAAGTCGCAGGGCGATGTCCTTATTGGTGAGGGGACAGATTTGTTAATAGGTCTTTTATCAGCGTTTTCATATTTTTTTCTATTTGAAGGTTTAACCAAAGGCCGCACCATGGGCAAATTAATTACAGGTACCAAGGCGGTGGGTGAAGAGGGGGAGCCTCTGACTTGGAAAATGGCCTTTATTCGTTCCTTGGTAAGGTTTGTCCCTTTTGAAGCTTTCAGTTTTCTGGGAGAGCAGGGCTTCCATGACAAATGGTCGAAAACCGAAGTGGTTCGTACCAAGAGAAAAGCTTGATCTGATATAATCTAAATAGTGGAATCCAGCCCTGAAAGGAAACTTTTAGGGCGGGGTTTTCCCGAAAGTTATTATGAAACACTTTTTATTGCTTATCATTTTTTGTTGTCTTTTTTCTTGTCAACGCAACGCTTTTATCGGGAAATGGCATGCGCCAAACCATGTCGTTACTTTGGATTTCCAAAAAGGCGCTACTATAGTGTTGCGTTGTATTGGGTGTTCTGGGGTTGATACTTTGGGTTGGCGAAAGATAGGCCGTAATTTTGCGGTGGTGGAAGGTGATACTTTTAGGATAAAAGACGATCGCATACCGTTCCTGAATACTTTTTTAAGCAAAGGGGAAGTAAAGGCGGATTTCAAGATCGATAAAAGTTATTTTTTAAATCAGCGTTTTGTACACGGTAATGGTGAGTTTTCTACATCAGTACACTTTCCTACAGAAGAAGAATATACCGAG
It encodes the following:
- a CDS encoding RDD family protein; its protein translation is MNTANNLILDDLTQKIEYEEAGKGRRFANSLIDIFCMYIFTFLIGMVIGLVLFITSSKSQGDVLIGEGTDLLIGLLSAFSYFFLFEGLTKGRTMGKLITGTKAVGEEGEPLTWKMAFIRSLVRFVPFEAFSFLGEQGFHDKWSKTEVVRTKRKA